A genomic window from Scomber scombrus chromosome 18, fScoSco1.1, whole genome shotgun sequence includes:
- the snx8a gene encoding sorting nexin-8a isoform X2: MKIAEHVESTDGFLSKLSLYKALALIALAQQGKQPSPKLLENCIQELPKPQLGEPRDLNALRMQPAQDDVLTMSQTLDKLLARDTVQVELIPEKKGLFLKHVEYQVTSQRYKISVYRRYSDFDVFHEVLLQRYAYRVVPALPPKRMLKGVLTSISEREFIEGRRRALCRFINLVARHPFFSEDELVKTFLTFSGSDVQAKLRDAYKKTGDEFMTNRVATLAKEYLPADIQAQFSTSRDLIRNIHNSFHKLRDRAEKIAERSKENATDLLMFGRELSTLGSDTSTLPSLASTQSTWGALRQSLKSLSVEFSVLSDKAAQQGRREEDDVVEKLNLFLDLLQSYRDLCERHEKGVLHEHQRALHKYGMMKRQMMSATVQPKEQASVEQLESRIVQQENAIQTMELRNYFSLFCLHQETQLIFTYLPITSHILGAFVNSQVQGHREMGKVWNELQPKLGCLFGGNNGVSPST, encoded by the exons ATGAAG ATTGCTGAGCATGTTGAGTCCACAGATGGATTCCTGAGCAAGTTGTCCCTCTATAAAGCGCTCGCTTTGATTGCTCTAGCTCAACAAGGAAAGCAACCAAGCCCCAAACTCTTGGAGAACTGCATACAAG AGTTACCCAAACCTCAGCTCGGGGAACCGAGGGACTTAAACGCATTGAGGATGCAGCCGGCTCAGGATGATGTGCTGACCATGTCCCAGACGCTGGACAAACTGCTGGCCAGAGACACAGTCCAGGTGGAGCTCATACCAGAGAAGAAGGGCCTGTTCCTCAAACATGTGGAGTACCAAGTCACCAGCCAG CGTTATAAAATATCAGTTTATCGACGCTATAGTGACTTTGATGTCTTCCACGAGGTTTTGCTTCAGAGATATGCCTACAGAGTTGTGCCAGCACTGCCACCTAAGAGGATGTTAAAGGGAG TTCTGACCTCCATCTCTGAGCGGGAGTTCATTGAGGGGAGGAGACGTGCTCTCTGCAGATTCATTAACTTGGTGGCACGGCACCCCTTCTTTTCAGAGGATGAGCTGGTCAAGACTTTCCTCACCTTCAGTGGCTCT GATGTTCAGGCCAAGCTGCGTGACGCTTACAAGAAAACAGGCGATGAGTTCATGACCAACAGAGTCGCAACCCTGGCAAAG GAATATCTCCCCGCTGACATTCAGGCTCAGTTCTCCACAAGCAGAGATCTGATCAGAAATATTCACAACAGCTTCCACAAGCTGCGGGACAGAGCTGAGAAAATAGCCGAGCGCTCTAAGGAGAATGCAACTGATCTCCTCATGTTTGGCAGAGAGCTCAG TACACTGGGCTCAGATACTTCAACTCTTCCTTCCTTGGCCTCTACACAAAGCACCTGGGGGGCTCTGCGCCAGTCTCTAAAGAGTCTGTCTGTGGAGTTTTCTGTGCTATCTGACAAAGCTGCTCAGCAG GGTAGAAGGGAAGAGGATGATGTTGTGGAAAAACTGAATCTTTTCCTGGATTTGCTACAATCATACAGA gatcTTTGTGAGCGCCATGAGAAGGGCGTGCTCCACGAGCACCAGAGAGCTCTGCACAAGTACGGCATGATGAAGAGGCAGATGATGAGCGCTACTGTGCAGCCCAAAGAGCAGGCATCTGTGGAGCAGCTTGAATCACGAATTGTTCAG CAAGAAAACGCCATTCAGACCATGGAGCTGCGGAActacttctctctcttctgcctTCATCAAGAAACGCAGCTTATCTTCACCTACCTTCCAATCACATCCCACATTCTGGGAGCCTTTGTTAACTCCCAGGTCCAAGGACACAGAGAG ATGGGAAAGGTGTGGAATGAACTCCAGCCAAAGCTTGGATGTCTCTTTGGTGGGAATAACGGAGTGAGCCCCTCCACCTAA
- the mrm2 gene encoding rRNA methyltransferase 2, mitochondrial yields the protein MWCFSQQRRFIHSSLCLLKKMKGKTPAEQRWLQRQLRDPYVKASHALNFRCRSAFKLLEIDDKFRVLQPGYSVVDCGAAPGAWSQVAVQRVNSAGTDSELPRGTVVGIDLLHIPPLDGAHFLSNHDVADPATHAKVLELLPSGQAHIILSDMAPNASGFRDMDHEKLITLCLTLIDLAGKILQPGGSLVCKYWDGILTQKLQQKLSSVFGSVRTLKPNASRKDSAEKYFLARMYRKPIKS from the exons ATGTGGTGCTTCTCTCAGCAGAGGAGGTTTATCCATTCCTCTTTATGTCTCCTGAAGAAGATGAAGGGCAAGACACCCGCAGAGCAGCGCTGGCTGCAGCGGCAGCTCCGTGACCCGTACGTCAAAGCCTCTCACGCATTAAACTTTCGGTGCAGAAGCGCCTTCAAGCTGCTGGAGATAGATGACAAGTTCAGGGTGTTACAGCCCGGATACAGTGTGGTGGACTGCGGAGCTGCGCCTGGAGCCTGGAGCCAGGTGGCAGTCCAGAGGGTCAACTCAGCCgggacag ATTCAGAGCTACCACGTGGTACAGTCGTTGGCATTGATCTGCTGCACATACCACCTCTGGACGGTGCCCACTTCCTGTCCAATCACGATGTCGCTGACCCTGCCACACATGCCAAGGTGCTTGAACTGCTCCCCAGTGGTCAGGCTCACATCATCCTGAGCGACATGGCGCCCAATGCCAGCGGTTTCCGAGACATGGACCATGAGAAACTGATCACTTTGTGTTTGACTTTGATAGACTTGGCGGGGAAGATTTTACAGCCAGGGGGCTCtctggtctgtaaatactgggATGGGATCCTCACTCAGAAACTGCAGCAGAAACTCTCGAGTGTGTTTGGTAGTGTTCGGACTTTGAAGCCAAATGCCAGCAGGAAGGACTCAGCTGAGAAATATTTCCTTGCTAGAATGTACAGAAAGCCAATAAAATCATAG
- the snx8a gene encoding sorting nexin-8a isoform X1: protein MAGEINEGSVPAYYREVYEAIGCRTDERVQVEVFQRLLQRTDLSKAVLGQIAEHVESTDGFLSKLSLYKALALIALAQQGKQPSPKLLENCIQELPKPQLGEPRDLNALRMQPAQDDVLTMSQTLDKLLARDTVQVELIPEKKGLFLKHVEYQVTSQRYKISVYRRYSDFDVFHEVLLQRYAYRVVPALPPKRMLKGVLTSISEREFIEGRRRALCRFINLVARHPFFSEDELVKTFLTFSGSDVQAKLRDAYKKTGDEFMTNRVATLAKEYLPADIQAQFSTSRDLIRNIHNSFHKLRDRAEKIAERSKENATDLLMFGRELSTLGSDTSTLPSLASTQSTWGALRQSLKSLSVEFSVLSDKAAQQGRREEDDVVEKLNLFLDLLQSYRDLCERHEKGVLHEHQRALHKYGMMKRQMMSATVQPKEQASVEQLESRIVQQENAIQTMELRNYFSLFCLHQETQLIFTYLPITSHILGAFVNSQVQGHREMGKVWNELQPKLGCLFGGNNGVSPST, encoded by the exons ATGGCAGGAGAGATAAATGAAG GCTCAGTTCCTGCATATTACAGAGAAGTATATGAGGCCATCGGCTGTAGGACAGATGAGAGAGTGCAGGTTGAAGTTTTTCAGAGGTTGCTCCAAAGGACCGATCTCTCCAAGGCGGTACTAGGCCAG ATTGCTGAGCATGTTGAGTCCACAGATGGATTCCTGAGCAAGTTGTCCCTCTATAAAGCGCTCGCTTTGATTGCTCTAGCTCAACAAGGAAAGCAACCAAGCCCCAAACTCTTGGAGAACTGCATACAAG AGTTACCCAAACCTCAGCTCGGGGAACCGAGGGACTTAAACGCATTGAGGATGCAGCCGGCTCAGGATGATGTGCTGACCATGTCCCAGACGCTGGACAAACTGCTGGCCAGAGACACAGTCCAGGTGGAGCTCATACCAGAGAAGAAGGGCCTGTTCCTCAAACATGTGGAGTACCAAGTCACCAGCCAG CGTTATAAAATATCAGTTTATCGACGCTATAGTGACTTTGATGTCTTCCACGAGGTTTTGCTTCAGAGATATGCCTACAGAGTTGTGCCAGCACTGCCACCTAAGAGGATGTTAAAGGGAG TTCTGACCTCCATCTCTGAGCGGGAGTTCATTGAGGGGAGGAGACGTGCTCTCTGCAGATTCATTAACTTGGTGGCACGGCACCCCTTCTTTTCAGAGGATGAGCTGGTCAAGACTTTCCTCACCTTCAGTGGCTCT GATGTTCAGGCCAAGCTGCGTGACGCTTACAAGAAAACAGGCGATGAGTTCATGACCAACAGAGTCGCAACCCTGGCAAAG GAATATCTCCCCGCTGACATTCAGGCTCAGTTCTCCACAAGCAGAGATCTGATCAGAAATATTCACAACAGCTTCCACAAGCTGCGGGACAGAGCTGAGAAAATAGCCGAGCGCTCTAAGGAGAATGCAACTGATCTCCTCATGTTTGGCAGAGAGCTCAG TACACTGGGCTCAGATACTTCAACTCTTCCTTCCTTGGCCTCTACACAAAGCACCTGGGGGGCTCTGCGCCAGTCTCTAAAGAGTCTGTCTGTGGAGTTTTCTGTGCTATCTGACAAAGCTGCTCAGCAG GGTAGAAGGGAAGAGGATGATGTTGTGGAAAAACTGAATCTTTTCCTGGATTTGCTACAATCATACAGA gatcTTTGTGAGCGCCATGAGAAGGGCGTGCTCCACGAGCACCAGAGAGCTCTGCACAAGTACGGCATGATGAAGAGGCAGATGATGAGCGCTACTGTGCAGCCCAAAGAGCAGGCATCTGTGGAGCAGCTTGAATCACGAATTGTTCAG CAAGAAAACGCCATTCAGACCATGGAGCTGCGGAActacttctctctcttctgcctTCATCAAGAAACGCAGCTTATCTTCACCTACCTTCCAATCACATCCCACATTCTGGGAGCCTTTGTTAACTCCCAGGTCCAAGGACACAGAGAG ATGGGAAAGGTGTGGAATGAACTCCAGCCAAAGCTTGGATGTCTCTTTGGTGGGAATAACGGAGTGAGCCCCTCCACCTAA
- the nudt1 gene encoding oxidized purine nucleoside triphosphate hydrolase has translation MLSSKLLTLVLVVQPGRVLLGMKKRGFGAGKWNGFGGKVQPGETIEDAARRELHEESGLTVDALEKIGNIKFEFVGETELLDVHVFRADTYNGQPTESEEMRPQWFEIDKIPFSQMWADDSMWFPLMLQKKKFMGYFKFQGHDVILSHKLEEVEKL, from the exons ATGTTGAGCTCCAAGCTGCTCACCTTGGTGCTGGTGGTCCAACCAGGCAGAGTGCTGCTGGGTATGAAGAAGAGGGGATTTGGGGCTGGGAAGTGGAATGGGTTTGGGGGCAAAGTTCAACCTGGAGAAACTATTGAAGATGCTGCAAGAAG agAGCTGCACGAAGAAAGTGGTCTCACGGTGGATGCCCTCGAGAAGATCGGGAATATCAAGTTTGAATTTGTCGGAGAGACGGAGCTGCTCGACGTCCATGTTTTCAGAGCTGACACTTATAATGGACAACCAACAGAATCAGAGG aaatgagaCCTCAGTGGTTTGAAATTGACAAAATCCCCTTCAGTCAAATGTGGGCAGATGACAGCATGTGGTTCCCCCTGATGCTCCAGAAGAAGAAATTTATGGGCTATTTCAAGTTTCAGGGTCATGACGTGATCCTCAGCCACAaactggaggaggtggagaagctGTGA